TGGCCGCCGAGGGTGTCACCGAGGTCACCCTGCTGGGCCAGAACGTCAACTCGTTCGGGCGGGACGGCGCCGGTCAGCCCCGGCCCCTGTTCGCCCCGCTGCTCCGGGCCGTCGGCGCCGTCGAGGGCATCCGCCGGGTGCGCTACACCAGCCCGCACCCGAAGGACATCCGCGAGGACACCCTCGCGGCCATGGCGGAGACCCCGACGGTCTGCGAGCACCTGCACCTGCCCCTCCAGTCGGGTAGCGATCGCATCCTGGCCGCCATGCACCGCGGCTACACCGGCGAGCGCTACCTGGCCAAGTTGGCCGCGGCCCGCGAGGCCATCGACGACCTCGCCGTCACCACCGACATCATCGTGGGCTTCCCCGGCGAGACCGACGAGGACTTCGCCGCCACCCTCGAGGTGGCCGCCGAGGCCCGCTTCGACGGCGCCTTCACCTTCATCTACTCGCCCCGCCCGGGGACCGAGGCCGCCGAGCGGGTCGACCAGTTCGTGGATCCGGCAGTGGTGGGCGAGCGCTACGAGCGGCTGCGAGTGGTCATCGACCGGAGCGCCCAGACGGCCTACGCAGCACGTGTCGGGCGGGTCGAGGAGGTCGTGGTGGAAGGGCCCAGCCGCACCAACCCCGAGCTGACCAGCGGACGCACCCGCCAGAACCGCCTCGTGCACTTCGCCGCCGAGCCGCTGCGGGCCGGAACCCTCGCCACCGTCGAGATCACCCGGGCCGGCGGCCACTCGCTCCGCGGTGAGCTACGCGAGGTGCTCGCAGCGCCCCGCCACCGCACCCACATCCCGGTGGTGGTGGGCTGACCGCCGGCGCCCGTCACCTCGCGATCGTCGGGGTCACCGCGTCGGGCAAGTCGGCCCTCGCTCTGGCGCTCGCCCGGGCCTGCCCGGACGTCGAGCTCGTGTCCGTCGACTCGATGCAGGTGTATCGGGGCATGGACATCGGCACGGCCAAGCCCACTCCGGCCGAGCGGGCCGAGGTGCCCCACCACCTGCTCGATCTCGCGGAACCGTCCGAGGACTTCACCGTCACCCGCTTCCAGGCGGCGTTCCGGGAAGCGCTCCAGGGCGTCGAGGCGCGTGGACACCGGGCCGTCCTGGTGGGCGGCACCGGCCTCTACCTGCGGGCCGTGATCGACGACCTCGAGATCCCGGGCCGGTATCCCGTGGCCAGAGCCGAGATCGAGGACGAGCCCGACACGGTCGCGCTCCACCGCCGGCTTACCGACGTGGACCCCGTGGCCGCGGCCCGCATGGAGCCCACCAACCGGCGCCGGGTGGTGCGGGCGCTCGAGGTCTGCGTGGGCAGCGGCCGACCCTTCTCGTCGTTCGGGCCGGGTCTCGACGCCTACCCGCCCACGCCCTTCGCACTCCTCGGACTGCGGTGGCCGCCAGAGCAGACCGCGGCCCGCATCGCCGCCCGTTACCAGCGGCAGCTGGCCGATGGCTTCGTTGACGAGGTGCGCACGCTGGCCGCCGCGCCCGGCGGCCTGTCCCGGACGGCCCGCCAGGCCCTGGGCTACCGCGAGCTCCTCGCCCACCTCGAGGGCGATCTGCCCCTCGACGACGCCGTCGACCAGGCGGTCGCGGCCACGCGCCGCTTCGCCCGGCGCCAGCGCTCGTGGTTCGGGCGCGATCCCCGGATCGTCTGGGTGGACGGCACCCAGGATGGGGAGAGGCTTCTCGGGACGGTGCTGCGAGACTGGTACGAATGCGCCTGACCAAGCACCAGGGCCTGGGCAACGACTTCCTCGTCCTGCTCGACGTCAACGGGGTCCACGCCGTCACCCCCGACCTGGCCCGCGCCGTGTGCGACCGCCACCGGGGGGTGGGGGCCGACGGCCTGCTCCACGTCACGGCCGGCGTCGGGGACGCCGACGTCACCATGGTCCTCTACAACGCCGACGGCTCGCGGGCTGAGATGAGCGGCAACGGGGTGCGCTGCCTCGGCCAGGCCGTGCTCCAGGCCGGCGTGGTCGACGGCCCGCGCATCCGGGTCGCCACCGACGCCGGCGTGCGCAGCCTCGAGATCCTCGCCACCGACCATCCGGCCACCCATGTGGTCACGGTGGACATGGGCCCCGTCGACGACAAGGGCGACACCGCGGAGTGGCTCGGCC
The genomic region above belongs to Acidimicrobiales bacterium and contains:
- the miaB gene encoding tRNA (N6-isopentenyl adenosine(37)-C2)-methylthiotransferase MiaB — encoded protein: MSHLEPPPRTYAIRTFGCQMNEHDSERIAGLLEADGLVPVEGDDDSEADVVVLNTCCIRENADNKLYGHLGHLKSLKDRRPDLQIAVAGCLAQKDRESIRERAPHVDVVFGTHNVHRAAELLQQAASSGPVTEILEATVLEDRDAFPSALPVRRDTGYSAWVTIQIGCDNKCAFCIVPAVRGPEISRPVDDIVAEVEGLAAEGVTEVTLLGQNVNSFGRDGAGQPRPLFAPLLRAVGAVEGIRRVRYTSPHPKDIREDTLAAMAETPTVCEHLHLPLQSGSDRILAAMHRGYTGERYLAKLAAAREAIDDLAVTTDIIVGFPGETDEDFAATLEVAAEARFDGAFTFIYSPRPGTEAAERVDQFVDPAVVGERYERLRVVIDRSAQTAYAARVGRVEEVVVEGPSRTNPELTSGRTRQNRLVHFAAEPLRAGTLATVEITRAGGHSLRGELREVLAAPRHRTHIPVVVG
- the miaA gene encoding tRNA (adenosine(37)-N6)-dimethylallyltransferase MiaA gives rise to the protein MTAGARHLAIVGVTASGKSALALALARACPDVELVSVDSMQVYRGMDIGTAKPTPAERAEVPHHLLDLAEPSEDFTVTRFQAAFREALQGVEARGHRAVLVGGTGLYLRAVIDDLEIPGRYPVARAEIEDEPDTVALHRRLTDVDPVAAARMEPTNRRRVVRALEVCVGSGRPFSSFGPGLDAYPPTPFALLGLRWPPEQTAARIAARYQRQLADGFVDEVRTLAAAPGGLSRTARQALGYRELLAHLEGDLPLDDAVDQAVAATRRFARRQRSWFGRDPRIVWVDGTQDGERLLGTVLRDWYECA
- the dapF gene encoding diaminopimelate epimerase — protein: MRLTKHQGLGNDFLVLLDVNGVHAVTPDLARAVCDRHRGVGADGLLHVTAGVGDADVTMVLYNADGSRAEMSGNGVRCLGQAVLQAGVVDGPRIRVATDAGVRSLEILATDHPATHVVTVDMGPVDDKGDTAEWLGQGVVAAAWASMGNPHLVLYAPDTAPDVVELGRAVNDRTPGGANVEVIAIGDTSDELMLEVFERGVGPTLACGTGACAAAAVAHRWGLVGSDVRVHMPGGTAHVTLTERTILLGGPTSSIGLVEYPWPVPEPAA